In a single window of the Methanobacterium formicicum genome:
- the tsaA gene encoding tRNA (N6-threonylcarbamoyladenosine(37)-N6)-methyltransferase TrmO — protein sequence KKGSPHQGRFSDEVSTITVFPEYAEALEGIESGQNLHVIYWMDRADSVSLKVVPHGRTEKRGVFSTRAPVRPNPMGLCLVKLVQIQGNILRVKWLDALDGSPVLDIKPFVEKLDCP from the coding sequence TAAAAAAGGGTCTCCCCATCAGGGCCGTTTTTCTGATGAGGTGAGCACCATTACTGTTTTTCCAGAGTATGCCGAGGCACTGGAAGGAATTGAAAGCGGTCAGAACCTGCACGTGATCTACTGGATGGACCGTGCTGATTCAGTATCTCTTAAAGTGGTTCCCCATGGTAGAACAGAGAAAAGGGGTGTTTTTTCTACCCGAGCCCCGGTAAGGCCTAATCCAATGGGTTTGTGCCTGGTTAAACTGGTCCAAATACAAGGTAACATTTTAAGGGTCAAGTGGCTGGATGCCCTGGATGGTTCCCCTGTCCTGGATATCAAACCTTTTGTGGAAAAACTGGATTGCCCCTGA